A DNA window from Jaculus jaculus isolate mJacJac1 chromosome 1, mJacJac1.mat.Y.cur, whole genome shotgun sequence contains the following coding sequences:
- the Pyroxd2 gene encoding pyridine nucleotide-disulfide oxidoreductase domain-containing protein 2 isoform X2 — protein sequence MAAYLQRLGVNTAIFERRHVIGGAAVTEEIIPGFKFSRASYLLSLLRPQIYTDLELKKYGLRLHLRNPYSFTPMLEEPTMSKAPRSLLLGTDVAENQKQISQFSQKDAQAFPRYEEFMKRLVLAINPLLDAAPVDTVALQHGSLLQRLRALASIGPLLKAGRTLGAQLPHCYQVLTAPISNVLDHWFESEPLKATLATDAVIGAMSSPHTPGSGYVLLHHVMGGLEGTQGAWGYVQGGMGALSDAIACSATAHGASIFTEKTVAKVQVNSEGRLQGVVLQDGLEVRSRVVLSSAPPQVTFLKLTPQECLPEAFVRRISQLDTKSPVTKINVAVDRLPNFLAAPNAPTGQPLPHHQCSIHLNCEDTLLLHQAFEDAMDGLPSHRPMIELCIPSSLDPTLAPPGCHVISLFTQYTPYTLAEGRAWDEQERNAYADKVFDCVEAYAPGFKSSVVGRDVLTPPDLERVFGLPGGNIFHCAMSLDQLYFARPVPQYSGYRCPLQGLYLCGSGAHPGGGVMGAAGRNAAHVVFQDLKSM from the exons GCATACCTGCAGAGACTTGGGGTGAACACGGCCATCTTTGAGAGGCGCCATGTCATCGGGGGTGCAGCTGTCACAGAAGAAATCATCCCAG GGTTTAAGTTCTCTCGAGCATCCTACCTCCTCAGCCTACTGAGGCCTCAGATTTACACGGACCTGGAGCTGAAG AAATATGGGCTACGGCTTCATCTCCGAAACCCCTACTCCTTCACTCCTATGCTGGAAGAGCCCACAATGAGCAAGGCACCCAGGTCCCTTCTGCTGGGCACAGATGTGGCAGAAAACCAGAAGCAAATCTCGCAGTTCTCACAGAAGGATGCTCAG GCCTTTCCCAGATATGAGGAATTCATGAAACGCTTGGTGCTGGCCATCAATCCTCTGCTAGATGCTGCCCCAGTGGACACAGTGGCCTTACAGCATGGCTCCCTGCTGCAGAGGCTCCGGGCACTGGCCTCCATTGGGCCCTTGTTGAAGGCAG GCCGCACCCTGGGGGCCCAGCTCCCCCACTGCTACCAGGTCCTCACAGCCCCGATCTCCAAC GTGCTGGACCACTGGTTTGAGTCTGAGCCTCTAAAAGCCACTCTGGCCACAGATGCTGTGATTGGGGCCATGTCAAGTCCCCACACCCCTGGGAGCGG GTATGTGCTGCTGCATCACGTGATGGGGGGCCTGGAGGGAACACAGGGCGCCTGGGGCTACGTCCAGGGTGGCATGGGTGCCCTCTCTGATGCCATCGCATGTTCAGCCACGGCACATGGAGCAAGTATCTTCACAGAAAAG ACAGTAGCTAAGGTGCAGGTGAACAGTGAAGGCCGCCTTCAAGGAGTCGTGCTGCAGGATGGCCTGGAGGTCAGGAGCAGAGTGGTGCTGTCCAGCGCACCACCGCAGGTCACCTTCCTGAAGCTGACCCCACAG GAGTGCCTTCCAGAGGCCTTTGTGAGGAGAATCTCCCAGTTGGACACAAAGTCTCCTGTTACCAAGATTAATG TGGCTGTGGACAGGCTGCCCAACTTCCTGGCAGCCCCCAATGCTCCTACGGGCCAGCCACTGCCTCATCACCAGTGTTCCATTCACCTGAACTGTGAGGACACCTTGCTCCTCCACCAGGCCTTTGAAGACGCCATGGATGGTCTGCCTTCCCACAG GCCTATGATCGAGCTCTGTATCCCTTCATCGCTGGACCCTACACTGGCTCCCCCTGGCTGCCATGTCATCTCTCTCTTCACTCAGTACACACCCTATACACTGGCAGAAGGCAGGGCCTGGGATGAGCAGGAGAGAAACGCCTATGCAGACAAAG TGTTTGACTGCGTCGAGGCCTACGCCCCTGGCTTCAAGAGCTCAGTGGTAGGCAGAGATGTCCTCACGCCACCAGATCTGGAGAGAGTCTTTGGGCTTCCTGGAGGG AACATATTCCACTGTGCCATGTCCCTGGACCAGCTCTACTTTGCCCGCCCAGTGCCCCAATACTCAGGCTACCGCTGTCCTCTCCAGGGCCTGTACCTCTGCGGAAGCGGGGCCCATCCTG GAGGAGGTGTCATGGGAGCCGCTGGACGCAATGCAGCCCACGTGGTCTTTCAGGACCTCAAGAGCATGTGA
- the Pyroxd2 gene encoding pyridine nucleotide-disulfide oxidoreductase domain-containing protein 2 isoform X1 has protein sequence MAASRQGLRRALRSSSPGPAWSRAHAEARGRPKPEYDAVVIGAGHNGLVAAAYLQRLGVNTAIFERRHVIGGAAVTEEIIPGFKFSRASYLLSLLRPQIYTDLELKKYGLRLHLRNPYSFTPMLEEPTMSKAPRSLLLGTDVAENQKQISQFSQKDAQAFPRYEEFMKRLVLAINPLLDAAPVDTVALQHGSLLQRLRALASIGPLLKAGRTLGAQLPHCYQVLTAPISNVLDHWFESEPLKATLATDAVIGAMSSPHTPGSGYVLLHHVMGGLEGTQGAWGYVQGGMGALSDAIACSATAHGASIFTEKTVAKVQVNSEGRLQGVVLQDGLEVRSRVVLSSAPPQVTFLKLTPQECLPEAFVRRISQLDTKSPVTKINVAVDRLPNFLAAPNAPTGQPLPHHQCSIHLNCEDTLLLHQAFEDAMDGLPSHRPMIELCIPSSLDPTLAPPGCHVISLFTQYTPYTLAEGRAWDEQERNAYADKVFDCVEAYAPGFKSSVVGRDVLTPPDLERVFGLPGGNIFHCAMSLDQLYFARPVPQYSGYRCPLQGLYLCGSGAHPGGGVMGAAGRNAAHVVFQDLKSM, from the exons GCATACCTGCAGAGACTTGGGGTGAACACGGCCATCTTTGAGAGGCGCCATGTCATCGGGGGTGCAGCTGTCACAGAAGAAATCATCCCAG GGTTTAAGTTCTCTCGAGCATCCTACCTCCTCAGCCTACTGAGGCCTCAGATTTACACGGACCTGGAGCTGAAG AAATATGGGCTACGGCTTCATCTCCGAAACCCCTACTCCTTCACTCCTATGCTGGAAGAGCCCACAATGAGCAAGGCACCCAGGTCCCTTCTGCTGGGCACAGATGTGGCAGAAAACCAGAAGCAAATCTCGCAGTTCTCACAGAAGGATGCTCAG GCCTTTCCCAGATATGAGGAATTCATGAAACGCTTGGTGCTGGCCATCAATCCTCTGCTAGATGCTGCCCCAGTGGACACAGTGGCCTTACAGCATGGCTCCCTGCTGCAGAGGCTCCGGGCACTGGCCTCCATTGGGCCCTTGTTGAAGGCAG GCCGCACCCTGGGGGCCCAGCTCCCCCACTGCTACCAGGTCCTCACAGCCCCGATCTCCAAC GTGCTGGACCACTGGTTTGAGTCTGAGCCTCTAAAAGCCACTCTGGCCACAGATGCTGTGATTGGGGCCATGTCAAGTCCCCACACCCCTGGGAGCGG GTATGTGCTGCTGCATCACGTGATGGGGGGCCTGGAGGGAACACAGGGCGCCTGGGGCTACGTCCAGGGTGGCATGGGTGCCCTCTCTGATGCCATCGCATGTTCAGCCACGGCACATGGAGCAAGTATCTTCACAGAAAAG ACAGTAGCTAAGGTGCAGGTGAACAGTGAAGGCCGCCTTCAAGGAGTCGTGCTGCAGGATGGCCTGGAGGTCAGGAGCAGAGTGGTGCTGTCCAGCGCACCACCGCAGGTCACCTTCCTGAAGCTGACCCCACAG GAGTGCCTTCCAGAGGCCTTTGTGAGGAGAATCTCCCAGTTGGACACAAAGTCTCCTGTTACCAAGATTAATG TGGCTGTGGACAGGCTGCCCAACTTCCTGGCAGCCCCCAATGCTCCTACGGGCCAGCCACTGCCTCATCACCAGTGTTCCATTCACCTGAACTGTGAGGACACCTTGCTCCTCCACCAGGCCTTTGAAGACGCCATGGATGGTCTGCCTTCCCACAG GCCTATGATCGAGCTCTGTATCCCTTCATCGCTGGACCCTACACTGGCTCCCCCTGGCTGCCATGTCATCTCTCTCTTCACTCAGTACACACCCTATACACTGGCAGAAGGCAGGGCCTGGGATGAGCAGGAGAGAAACGCCTATGCAGACAAAG TGTTTGACTGCGTCGAGGCCTACGCCCCTGGCTTCAAGAGCTCAGTGGTAGGCAGAGATGTCCTCACGCCACCAGATCTGGAGAGAGTCTTTGGGCTTCCTGGAGGG AACATATTCCACTGTGCCATGTCCCTGGACCAGCTCTACTTTGCCCGCCCAGTGCCCCAATACTCAGGCTACCGCTGTCCTCTCCAGGGCCTGTACCTCTGCGGAAGCGGGGCCCATCCTG GAGGAGGTGTCATGGGAGCCGCTGGACGCAATGCAGCCCACGTGGTCTTTCAGGACCTCAAGAGCATGTGA